The genomic region TACCAGATGGACATAAATACAGAGCTCAGTGAGAGATTCAGGGACAGACTGCAGCTGGACAAAGAAAGAGGATGTTTGACCATCAGGAATGCCACAGCCAAAGACTCAGGAATCTATCGCGTTGATGTAACAGGTGGAGGGTTTTCAAACGTCACATGGTTTCAGTGTGCAGTTTATGGTGTGTCTTAAATGTTTTCCTTTCCACTATTTCTCTGAACATGTAAGCAGATGCTTACCAGTCATGGGTTAACTTCTCATGGCAAGACAGCTTGTGTTTGCCAATAGTTTCTCTTTGCCCACGCAGCTCCAGTCTCCAAGCCTGTCTTGAGCACCATACCAGGGAATCAATCAATCATCAGGCCATCGGCTGTTTTAGTGGAGTGCTTTgtggagaatgggagagaggtcACCCTGTCCTGGTACAGAGGGAATGAGCTGCTGAACAAGACCAGCAGTCCAGACATCAACATCACTCTCATGCTCCCCCTGGTGGTTGAAGAGCAGGACACCACTGTCTACACCTGTGTGGCTGCTAATCCAGTCAACAACCAAACAGTCCTACTAGGTACAGAAGACCttctacatacaacacacaGGTACAGCTTGTAGTGCAGCACAAAAATGCAATGATAGAAAGAACATTCACTGCATGTTCCTTGTTCTCTCTGTTCCGCTCTCTCAGGTGGAAAGTGTTCTCAGTGCTGCGACGCCATTGTGGTGCGCCTGGTGCTATCTGCCCTGGTAACTGTGGTCATGGCTGCCCTGCTGGTGGAGCACTTCAGAGGCAGTGAATCAGATGGAATAGTCTATTTGACATAATAATTCAAAGATGCTAAATAAGAATTCAAATATTTGCTAAATAAATCAATAAGTACACTGGCATTGATGTCTCCTGACAGGAAATAAAAACATCCAATCAGTGCTCTCTGATTACTGGAACTGCTACATAAGAGTTTTCAGATAGTCTCTAGACATGCTGTGAACTTATTTCTGCCTTTTAAAATCAATCATAATCAACCTACAGGGCTGTACTAAGACCATTACTACTGAAATGTTTATAGCAGGGTGCATCATTGGTCTTGGTTTTTGGTCTAACAAAACAAAGCCAACAGGTTCTGTTATCACTCACTTTTACATATCCTCTGTTATTGTTATAAATTCTGATGTAAAGCATTTGGGTAATAATGAATAATAAACAGCCTTTATTTTTGCAATCAGATTGGGTAATTCCGTTAGATATGTGCTGACGGGTAGTCAACATACAGTGTATCTATGTTGCACCGAATATAGGGCAACAGCTACTTTATGTCATCCGTATAGCACACAAGGCGGTGACTTCCTGTTTGGTTTTAAATGTAGCCATGGTGCAGGTTTCATGCAGATCGCATGAACAAGTTTTACAAAGGAGCCACAGAGAAGAGACATCTGAGAAGAGAGGCCATCACTTGCTGGTGTAAAAGCTGGTACTTTCCATATTGTGGTGTGTGCCTTTTCTGAACCAGGGACTGTTACATTGCATTTAAGCCCTTTGTTTAGCTAGTTTATTTTAGTTTGACATGGCAACAGTTCCATACATTCTACATTGAAAACAAGGAAACAGTTGTCAGTGGTCAGAACTGTTTTgcaaacattaaaattataggCACCCACAGGAATAATTATTTATCATCCACAAAACTCCACTCCAATCCACAGTAACTCTCCAAATAGTGTTGCTACATATTTGTTATCCCCTGAGATAGGCCAATATGGGCTGCACAAAGACAGTGTGACTGAATAAACATTAAATCATAATTCAATAAATTATTGAATCCAAGATGTTTTAAGCAACTGCCATATTGCTACACTGACATACTGTGTAATTtctcaataaaaaaataaagtaatCTTCAGTTATTATAATCTGTCTAAAGGTATAACATGACCTTATACGTGTCTTATTTAAAGAGGCATAAACTGTTTCCCACCATGATATGAATCATCAAATTACTGTGTATCCAACCACAGGATATAAGGGACCGCtgtgccgttttttttttaatctacaGGAAGTCGAGTGCACAGCTGGCACTAAGACCCTGGTCTCAGTTGCCTTGTCAGATTAAGTACAGCGGAAAGTATTTCAATTGTGTTATTTCGTGTCACATCAGTACAAATTTGTCTGACCTATTGACATGATGAAACTGGCTGGCTACAGAAATACAATATTAACACATCAACACAAATATACTGACATCAACTGAGCAATGTCAATGTGCGGTCTTGCGATATGTGCACCCACTGCAAACAGGGTGAAAGAAAAGTAGACCAtcatctcccctctctgttATATCCTGTGTTATAACTTGTGTAAGAAGTAGCCtctaagaaaacaaaaacaggaagtagAGATTTAAAAAATGTCAGGAAGTAGAGATTTCAAAAATTGCAGGAAATGTGACTTGTCTTCGTGTTAATCTCAGGAACAAAAAACGTTGTGAGTAAACAGTATGTGTCTAGATATGTATCTTTTCCCCTGTGTTGCTCCTTGACTTAAGAGTGCTTAACCAGCTTGGGGTGGTGAGGAGGTTCAAGTATGTCAATGAAAATACCAGCttgattttatatttttatatatatatatatatatatatatatattttttatatatatatatatatatatatatatatatatattgtgtgttgATGAGGTTGTGTGATCAGGGGTAGGACCTTTAGCAAAATGTTTTTCGAACACTAGAATCAGCTAGTAAAAACAGTTCACTGTGTGTCATCATAGTCACCAACACTATGTGTTAAATAAGCTGTTTTGATGCCATTTGTAAGATCAAAGGAATGTACATTCTAAGTCAACCACAGCGGCTGCAGCACAACTCATGGTTCATGAACATATTAATAAAGTTGAGACAAGACCCTTTGGAGTTTTCAGGttcaacactgcatttatgTATGGACTTAACATTCACAACATTCACATACATTAGTATGGATAAACAAATTGTacaattttttttctcagtcGGGACAAAAGCCCTGTCTGGGAATCTtacataaaatacaaaaatataagtTGAATTTGTTACATAAGTAACAGAACTACCGAATGTGTAAATGACTGTGGACCCCAAATACACCAAATTTAGAGTAGCACAAAGAGAAAAGCAAAAGGTTTAAGTTCGTAATTATCAAATGTCTAGCCTGCACAGCGAACTAATGTAGTAAGAAATTTTGGCCTTAAAGGTGTTccccatatatgtgtgtgctatatTCATCCATTTAGTCTTTTGGTGTGCTCTGAACATGTTAAAGAGGGAAATGCTGCTGTAAGCAGAGAGTAGAAGGAGAGATTTATGAGACAACATCTGTGGAATGCCATGCCTCTGTGGAGTGCCAGGCCTCTGCTCCGGCGGGCTAGCGCCCAAGACCTTATTTACTGTCTTGGGGTCAATCTTGACTGGATTCCATAGATGTCGGTGGTTAGGGGATACAAACTTATAGATATGGTCAACTGTTTGAGTaaccaggggcctcatttataaagcgttcttacgcacagatttgatcttagaccgtgcgtagcctacgctcaaatccatgccaacgctcagatttataaaaccgtctttgacgtggaaaactgcttatctccacgtcaggttcaaacttgacgtacgaccatttccttgtggcctactgcaagtaatctgaggtctaagtgcaatgcattttcaaaattccaagaccaacgatctcatgtctttctttgccatgcatgatcaatatcagaagatttttaaagacgtttttggacgcagcttaattcatggtttggcataaaactgctaatgagaactatagcctacttaagaaagtgaaaaaacttatagcttaggctacttatttcataatatctaaaaaaaaaaccaccaAGACCTAGGGGAGAACTGGTACAATTGTAACAGCGGTACAAATGTAACAgtgttttattctcaagatatggTGTACTACGGAAACGTAAACAGACACATATCATGTAATTATGTATAATCTTACAGCCATCCAAATATGAATGGTCTACTATAAATACGACCAGAGATATTAAGCAAAAAGGTGCAAAATTCAAGCATCGCGATTTGAACTGTTTGTTCAAGTTTGCTTCGTGAAATTTGAGCGTGTGGACTTCAATTGCATGTCATTCATATCTTCAGTCCCTCTGTTTCAAGTTCATATGAGTGCCATTTGATTTATATAGTCACAGCAAatgcaattaaatgaaaataaaaacatgacctGTGCGGGTCAGTTGTAACACCAGTCTCTATGGCAAAATGAACTGATTTTTTATCAAGCGCGCCTGTGACATTCTCATTAGGAGTTATGGATTATGATTTTTGTGCCGCGACCACCCAATTAAAGTTCACACAGCAACTTGAAATATCACTGTTGGAccaaatgcttcagacatgtaagaaataagcagtttatcaacTATATTTACTGGTTTTATCAAGTGGATATGTACAAGCCCtagaggtgtcattgcaaggtattttttggtatatccagaaAGCGTgggctcattttactaaattgtgcactcattttactaaattgtgctctcacaatactaaatagtgcgctcatttgactaaattgtgctctcatttcaATTGTTGTAAATTGACCGCACAATTTACTAACTCgtgcgcacgttttactaaattgagagcacaatttagtaaaatgagcgcactatttagtaaaacgtgcgcacaatttactaaatcgtgtgcacgttttactaaatcgtgcacacaatttactaaattgagagcacaatttagtaaaacgtgtgcacgatttagtaaaatgagcgcacattctctcgatacacaaaaatatcttgcaataacacctcctgggctccgtaGATATGGCCAAAATAAGCATATTTAAAGGTTAttgtgagctagcataacaccGTAACATATGGTCTGAAATGGCTAATCAATAATGCAATAAATTAGCTGTAACAGTCATACATTTGGAGtttttttgttgattttatATGAAAAGAGATGCTCTTTGTTTAACCCAGCAGTGTTTTGTGTTAAAATATGTTATAGGATTCATGATTTTAGcactgttacattcatgacgctATACTGTTACAACTGTACCGCACTTTTTTATGGCTGCGTCAAGGTTGTAATAAAGGTACATGTCGCTGTTAAGTTAAATTATTGACAAACtataacatattttttaaattctgttTCAACTTTCATGGAGTAGACATGTACAACTctgttctggtcaaatttcacatctCTCAAGTCTATCGTCTTTGTGTAAATCGAGTTTGaattggaaaaataaaaaagtgttaCAATTGTGCCGGTTCTCACAAAAAAGGCATTCAAACAGTTTGATAAGGTTATTGTGCAGTATTGGGAATATAGGATAGTATTGGATCATACAGTGTgatgttaaaagtgaataaactcttttgagaggtggataaactctaataagtggtgggtaggcctaaactctatttctgaaatttcagaggtggataaactctttTACTgcttagcctccactacatcctaatttagctcataggcctattcccagcttcagaacagaaaggtaatatttgaatgtaagctatgtaggctatagatattttatatcatatatagcctacacaaccaagggacggaagttatcctctgaaagcagggcatcttcatatttagtgttaGCGTCGGAGTTAAGTAAAAAGAGGTGCAGAGCCGCACCTGTTTTGCttttgactggcagtgcccaagatcagatgacaatacatgagttgaataatgtaggataaaatataaaggtaagcctaaagcaaacaataaaggacaatgtttaagccattggacattattgaaagaaaatgatagcaaagatatgcagaatgaatgaataatgaccgGCGAACTAAGCTACTTTTTTtatcaaaaacatagcctaccctaaaagaaacgttaagcctacatgacatatcatgcttataatttagtcctctgttttgtaggctaaatcagcatattaccctgggtcatattggaaacgtacagtagcctactgtaccataacgtaaaggattatataggcctagaggtctttccttcataagctaggcctacccatttttttcttctacaaagtaggcctaaacatactAAATGTTGTTTaattcacattactgcaagcaaaaggaatgaaagcgagcagaggacaatggacatggatgcatacgatctctttccagaaagctttgctggaaaaaacataattagttaagctattcaaactgacgcatataggctagttaacatcagatggcataggctaggcctatacaatgttttcaatatataattttacataagctacagcttttaggccattgatttcattaaaacatatgctaatgatattgatgagggggtgtttacaaggcggagacctaaaaccatccggctgcgcacatgttgacgttcatttgtgatttataatgggcacatctggaagggtggcgTACGCACGTTTTTTTGTGCATACGTtcgttttctctgaatcacacgtacgatcatttcagaaattatctAAGATCAATtgaaggatggtttctacgcaacacttttataaatgaggccccaggtTGTAAAATGGTTTGCGTACCATTAATGGAGATGTCATGTCTTGTCTGGTTTGTCATGAGGGTATAAAAAGTGATTCCTTGTTTGTAACATCAGACTGCGTCTGTTAGCAACACGACGTAGGTCTCCGGATTCCGTGAATAAAGCTTTCTGAGATTTTTGACTCTACTCCCGGCTGGCTGAGACTTCATTTCTCCAATCTCTAGACAAATTTCTGTTCCTACACTAACACAATGTGACTtacttttatattatattatattataatataatctCTCACCACCTCACAGAGTCTTAACATCTGAGTACACTACCATGTCATCTGACCACTGCACCAACTTCTCTGTTTCAGTTTCTCTGGTGAACTCGATCTGTGAAGAGATCAGAGCACATGGGGAGATTTTATTTGCATAATACTGAGTTTCTAATAACCTCATTATTAAATTCACTAATAAACTAATAAACACATAACAGATATCAAATTATTTGGAAAAATCATGACAAAAATGAAATATACAGATATCTAACTGCCTATTTGCAGCTATCAACTTACTTGCACATTGGGTTTTAATGCATTTCCCGGAATGTTGATATCAACATAGTTTATTTCTTCAACACTGTGGTCAGCTAAGAAATAGGAAAAGGTATGTAAGTTATTTCTTTGTTTGCATTATCATAGGCCTGGATATATCCATATAATTCACATAATGTAtggtatttgtatttgtttattttgtatatAAGATGTTTCACTTGCCTTCAAACTTAATTACGGAGATTCTCTTTTGTAAACAATATAATGCCATCACAAGGAGGCCAACCAGCAGAATTATGCATAGCCCTCCAAGGACTTGTAGGAATGTAGAACCTGTGGCAATGTCTAAAGCTGTGAAAGATGTAAAGAGCTTAGGTACCATGGAAACAGGATGCCATCAGTTCATTTTTACTTAAGATGCCATGTTTTCTTGAATGTCATTACCACAAGATAATGAATCATTTGTTTTCCCAAGATAACAATATATTTAATTCAATATCTCGATCGTATCTTTGACTTTGTCTTTGTCAATGTGAAGTCAAGCCAATATTCTGTCAGGCTATTACAACATTTCCAATGTGGATATTCTCTCTAGCAAGGCAACCTAGCATCAAGCCTTGAGAAATGTGATGCAATAATTGATATAAGCTACTCCTGCTCCCCAGTCTACCCAGAATGAGGTTCTGTACAGCCTGCAGCATGCCACACATGGGCCATTTACTTTACTCATTGGAAAACAATTATCTTTTCCCTGAAAAGTCTAATTGTGTCATTACCTCACCCTGCATGTTTCGTTATCTCAAGATAAAGACAAACTCTCAAGATctcttaaaataaatattaaatgaaAATGGGGTTTAAATTTAAATGGGCTTACAGTGGGCTATGTCGAATTGTATTTACAGCATGACTTAACAAATAATTAGTAATGCTCCACAAACCATACGGCAAGAAAAATCATAAATGTTCTAATATGAATAGCTGCTTGACTTACCTTGGACACAGACCTCAGAAATGTTGAGTTGGATTTTTATATTGCTGACTGGATTAGAAGCCAAACAAGAGTAGGTGCCGTTATCTTCTTGCTCAGTCATCAGAGTGACAGCAGGGTCCGTCTGGACCCTGGTTTCGTTCAGCAGCTCATTCCCTTTGTACCAAGACAGGCTCATCTCACTGCCATTCTTCACATAGCACTCCACTGCACACTGAGAGGATTTCTGAGAAATTCCCCTTCTGAAGGTGGGAGACCTTACAGGAGCTAACAGAGATGCAAGTCTAATTGGTGTAACTTTATTTATACAATTATACAGCAACATAACCCGAGGTTAGACTCACCGTACACAGAGAAGTTGAACTCCCAAGTGGACATGACTCCTTTTTTTAAGATTTGTAGTTTATATATGCCTGCATCATCAGAGTTAACAGATCTGATAGTGAGCGCTCCAGTCTGATTATCCAGCTGCAGTCTGCCTTTAAATGGGTCTGTATCATTTTTGTAGACATCTCCCTTTGTGGCTGGACTCTCCACTATCATTTTCCCCTCAAAAAGCCATGTGATCCTATCCTTGCTTCCAGTGTCCTGTGTCTGCAGAGTAACGGTAtctccttcctttcttctcactgtgtgctgaataACACCTGTCACACCTGGAGACACTTTAACATAACATAATCACATTTGTTTTTATATGCAAAACATTCACCAATATACATACTCAAAAAGACACATCTCCATTCCTCCCACctcttgtttgtgtatgtgtgtgtgtgtctttattgaATACATTGAATTTATTGAATGAACATTTTGACAAAATGAAAGATTGTGAGCTGTTAGTTGATTGTTAATATATTAAGACATTGCTTTTCTACAAAACTTTGCTTGTTCAAAGAGGAGTGTTCAACATTTACTCACCCTGAACgacgaaaagaaaaaagaaaaatacagtTATCTGCATCATAACTGATGATGTCACAAATCATTATCAAATACTCATAATGAGATAAAATAACTTTTCAACACAAACAATGTGAAAAAATGAGGAGCAGACAATATCCACTGAGAGGACTTTGGCATGTCACCCAGTCACTCAGTGTAGGCTGAGTAAAAGACTAGACTTGCTGATGTCACGTGTTGATGTCATCATCTTATTTGGGTTCTCGATAGACCTCTTCATAACTATAAGCACTCGCTTTGGTCAGCTAACGTGTCTTTAAATAAATAGCTGCTGTTGCATTGAAAGAGTGTTTGCTAAAGATGCAAGTGCAGGTGAAGATATGCAATAATGCAATTAACATTAATGCATtaatgggataaatgcagagaccaaatttccctcacgggatcaaaagagtatatatactaccagtgtttttcaaccttttttgtgccatggcacactaacatcctgtgtgaattaaaaaataaacataccatagcctaaaatttcaaataatacacagatatggccttattatggcttctatgcaagacctgctcaataaaacaagcgtgttctgtttcatttgtaggggactatatctaatttaactgttgttatgaactggatatgtgatgattctatgaatactggatatggggcccccgttgtacaatgcctgcataccacaaatagtgcaatcatacaatcaatgagagcatgtggttataaattctttgatgcaacagttgcttttctggaccagtgagtgacatttgggtaattttctgcggcacacctgatgatctctcacggcacactagtgtgccccggcacagtggttgaaaaacactgctatatacttatacaaggGAATTTAACACATGGCCTCAGAGctaggggtcgaccaattatcggcctggacgattattagggccgatatttagcatttttataactagatgtaccgcagagcggtacaaaatatgaccgccgcccagtccagcacattttttccacaaacataaatcacgctgaaaggcatatatgattctaactgtctcacaaaattgcattatgcacactcaattctaactggtatctgctagacaacaagtaccaaaacatgattagttcatagatttcactagggctgtcaatcgattaaaacatttaatctaattaattacatactctgtgattaattaatctaaattaatcgcatttataatttttgctgtgaaagtattttaaatatttaaattcaaatg from Alosa alosa isolate M-15738 ecotype Scorff River chromosome 1, AALO_Geno_1.1, whole genome shotgun sequence harbors:
- the LOC125299721 gene encoding uncharacterized protein LOC125299721 isoform X1; amino-acid sequence: MNRLCYMQPSHVTEMLRVTLALLSFATALLPTLESEEQMMKIREGESFTFHTSAHKKVQLDDQVLWSYGHLNPSTLIAQIYQMDINTELSERFRDRLQLDKERGCLTIRNATAKDSGIYRVDVTAPVSKPVLSTIPGNQSIIRPSAVLVECFVENGREVTLSWYRGNELLNKTSSPDINITLMLPLVVEEQDTTVYTCVAANPVNNQTVLLGGKCSQCCDAIVVRLVLSALVTVVMAALLVEHFRGSESDGIVYLT
- the LOC125299721 gene encoding HEPACAM family member 2-like isoform X2: MMKIREGESFTFHTSAHKKVQLDDQVLWSYGHLNPSTLIAQIYQMDINTELSERFRDRLQLDKERGCLTIRNATAKDSGIYRVDVTGGGFSNVTWFQCAVYAPVSKPVLSTIPGNQSIIRPSAVLVECFVENGREVTLSWYRGNELLNKTSSPDINITLMLPLVVEEQDTTVYTCVAANPVNNQTVLLGGKCSQCCDAIVVRLVLSALVTVVMAALLVEHFRGSESDGIVYLT
- the LOC125299669 gene encoding uncharacterized protein LOC125299669 isoform X2, which gives rise to MMQITVFFFFLFVVQVSPGVTGVIQHTVRRKEGDTVTLQTQDTGSKDRITWLFEGKMIVESPATKGDVYKNDTDPFKGRLQLDNQTGALTIRSVNSDDAGIYKLQILKKGVMSTWEFNFSVYGNELLNETRVQTDPAVTLMTEQEDNGTYSCLASNPVSNIKIQLNISEVCVQALDIATGSTFLQVLGGLCIILLVGLLVMALYCLQKRISVIKFEADHSVEEINYVDINIPGNALKPNVQIEFTRETETEKLVQWSDDMFRVVKQAAVR
- the LOC125299669 gene encoding CD48 antigen-like isoform X1; this encodes MMQITVFFFFLFVVQVSPGVTGVIQHTVRRKEGDTVTLQTQDTGSKDRITWLFEGKMIVESPATKGDVYKNDTDPFKGRLQLDNQTGALTIRSVNSDDAGIYKLQILKKGVMSTWEFNFSVYAPVRSPTFRRGISQKSSQCAVECYVKNGSEMSLSWYKGNELLNETRVQTDPAVTLMTEQEDNGTYSCLASNPVSNIKIQLNISEVCVQALDIATGSTFLQVLGGLCIILLVGLLVMALYCLQKRISVIKFEADHSVEEINYVDINIPGNALKPNVQIEFTRETETEKLVQWSDDMFRVVKQAAVR